A DNA window from Trypanosoma brucei brucei TREU927 chromosome 11 chr11_scaffold01 genomic scaffold, whole genome shotgun sequence contains the following coding sequences:
- a CDS encoding major surface protease Gp63 (GPI-Anchor Signal predicted for Tb11.12.0006 by DGPI v2.04 with cleavage site probability 0.342 near 594) has translation MTTFPPVVYCTADATVSPSPAVCLLTAGCRRPCCSWRIALKVSFSQTPIAQCFSYNLLSFALCLRLCVAMRLRTQVVGIGQLRTSFTSRICMGRRSNSVFFHLWLSFASLCLGNSDSSEGSPPVSNGTSPVVLSDQSVANMEANDSQWKPIRIVVSAKDLDDSLKYCVVAGVPRPDFMGGTLRCKTGDVLTNEKRLILTEHALPSAIHLHAERLLVGMEIDNIVVPEFDSPACKSFTVPIHHRSVGVPQADIILYVASGPAPHDGPAYATTCASLLSGRPIAGAINFSPSAITESYLYIRTVAHEIAHVLGFNFEAMKQLNMVGTKNIRGKSSVKVVKTPNVVKVARQYYGCGKITGMELEDNGDDSVRNSHWKRRIARDDLMTAIMGVSHYSELTLAFFLDTGFYRVNWEKGERMRWGHGAGCSFIEGKCMENNETNFPDMFCNDSAETLSCTHDRQALGRCTVHSYAVPIEESVRYFTMSWVGGSDNNLMDYCPVVEPYTDSYCRDGRRELLPGSRIGESSRCVKGEGLVAFTTHVGDICVEIHCGKRRGVSIRYSGDDSWHVCPEGGHVTPDKTFSEGRIVCPKWEEVCDDNAMTLSCLAAVFAIFVSALSLVV, from the coding sequence ATGACAACTTTTCCCCCTGTGGTGTACTGCACCGCTGATGCTACAGTTTCGCCGTCACCCGCCGTTTGTCTTTTGACTGCCGGCTGTAGGCGGCCGTGTTGCAGTTGGCGAATAGCGCTTAAGGTAAGTTTTTCACAAACCCCCATCGCCCAGTGTTTTTCTTACAACCTGCTATCATTTGCCCTTTGTCTTCGCTTATGTGTTGCGATGCGCTTACGCACGCAAGTAGTGGGAATAGGACAGCTTAGAACATCTTTTACTTCACGAATTTGTATGGGTCGTAGGAGCAACTCTGTCTTCTTCCATCTTTGGCTGAGCTTTGCTTCCCTTTGCCTGGGAAACAGCGACAGTTCAGAGGGGTCACCCCCAGTTTCTAATGGGACATCGCCTGTAGTTTTGAGTGATCAGTCGGTAGCTAATATGGAAGCAAACGACTCTCAATGGAAGCCTATTCGCATCGTGGTATCGGCGAAGGACCTTGATGACTCACTGAAGTATTGCGTGGTGGCCGGCGTCCCCCGGCCCGACTTTATGGGCGGGACTTTGCGCTGCAAAACTGGCGATGTATTGACGAATGAAAAACGACTAATACTTACAGAGCACGCCCTTCCCAGTGCTATCCACTTACATGCCGAGAGACTTCTTGTTGGCATGGAAATCGACAACATCGTCGTTCCAGAGTTTGATTCACCTGCGTGTAAAAGTTTCACCGTTCCCATACATCACCGTTCTGTCGGTGTGCCGCAGGCGGATATTATTTTGTACGTGGCTTCTGGGCCTGCGCCTCACGATGGTCCCGCTTACGCAACAACATGTGCTTCGCTTCTCTCTGGGCGTCCAATCGCAGGGGCCATAAATTTCTCTCCTAGCGCAATCACTGAGTCGTACCTGTACATTCGGACCGTCGCCCACGAAATAGCCCACGTGCTTGGCTTCAATTTCGAAGCCATGAAGCAGCTCAACATGGTGGGTACAAAAAATATCCGAGGTAAGTCCTCTGTGAAGGTTGTAAAGACACCCAATGTAGTTAAGGTGGCACGTCAATATTACGGTTGCGGCAAGATCACTGGCATGGAACTGGAAGATAATGGGGATGACAGCGTACGTAACTCGCACTGGAAACGCCGCATTGCAAGAGACGATCTAATGACTGCCATCATGGGGGTTAGTCACTACAGTGAGCTAACATTGGCCTTTTTCCTTGATACGGGGTTTTATAGGGTAAATTGGGAGAAAGGGGAACGTATGCGATGGGGCCATGGGGCGGGCTGCAGTTTCATAGAGGGAAAATGCATGGAAAACAATGAAACAAACTTCCCAGACATGTTCTGTAACGACTCTGCGGAAACGCTGTCCTGCACACATGACCGACAAGCACTTGGGCGCTGCACTGTGCATTCATATGCCGTACCCATAGAGGAAAGTGTGCGATACTTCACGATGTCCTGGGTAGGAGGCAGTGACAATAATCTAATGGACTATTGCCCTGTTGTAGAACCCTATACGGATAGCTACTGCCGAGATGGTCGGCGGGAGCTGTTACCCGGTAGCCGCATAGGGGAGAGTTCACGTTGCGTTAAGGGTGAAGGACTAGTTGCCTTCACTACTCATGTTGGCGACATATGTGTGGAGATTCATTGtggaaagaggaggggagTTAGTATACGTTACAGTGGTGATGATAGCTGGCACGTGTGCCCAGAGGGTGGGCATGTGACGCCCGATAAAACCTTTTCAGAAGGCCGCATTGTGTGCCCTAAGTGGGAAGAAGTTTGCGACGACAATGCCATGACTCTATCATGTCTAGCTGCCGTGTTCGCCATCTTCGTCAGTGCCCTTTCTTTGGTTGTATGA
- a CDS encoding ATPase, putative, translated as MRLCNKWQILDLCTYLLFKWHPLHIFFSSCPWETKKHSLASTIGKRLCMRKGGNDAFNNSSQEGLRVVGEVGRTTPPSAFEHARDLICGILANWPYPSQAVSLLLCGPSGNGKSYLVRAAAEKVRTQDFHRHVIAVMPSLAHSLSRRHADGSTAFRKDIRRAIQTAVMNEELSLPNSSGGLGVSGGTEFAVLVVLDHMELFLSAASDAATPAQGSGPKSGLVVDVAPLNPSVLCDLYDVLRGRELFDRGELTAMNLKVVLFVTLFSGSYDDVDPFARAKLFCSHVSLNTPTERERLTFFTGHADLPYTLCTALAARTGGIIYRGLVEIIEHAKSIFCNVVSEEGRLLLSNEDAESARNDGSSDYSNASNAVGLAVNVSLHVIRAFAASDSAAARDFRRSVGYVDVQQTRWDDIAGLDSAKSTLKRLVLQPLQSNLVYQRFGLQPSTGVLLYGPPGTGKTMLARAIATELNASFIYLDLPQLIQAEMGESERRLREFFDAARDRSPSVMFIDELQAAFGARSRTASVHDSRLVSQFLNLLDAAREDSSYFTLFVGATNVVHTLDGELLRAGRLDTMVEVPPLDEEARLGLVRRVVYGEWVAWAAYAATEAAGNLRCGMDGMEALTRRLVDGTVGFSGAQLRQTLNVFALQFLRLRCGTTTGSGNAASTITLQDTAAGMDASESHNRIEEALRFALSSAVRY; from the coding sequence ATGCGCTTATGCAATAAATGGCAGATCTTAGACTTATGTACTTATTTGTTGTTTAAATGGCATCCcttacacatttttttctcgtcTTGTCcatgggaaacaaaaaaacattcgCTAGCGAGCACAATAGGGAAGAGGCTTTGCATGcgcaaggggggaaatgatgCATTTAACAACAGTTCTCAGGAGGGTTTGCGAGTGGTGGGGGAGGTGGGGCGAACGACCCCACCTTCAGCATTTGAGCATGCACGGGATCTGATATGCGGCATTCTCGCCAACTGGCCGTACCCATCCCAAGCAGTGTCTCTTCTGCTCTGCGGCCCTTCCGGAAACGGTAAAAGTTATCTTGTACGAGCTGCTGCTGAAAAGGTCCGCACACAAGATTTTCACCGCCATGTCATAGCAGTCATGCCTTCGTTGGCCCATTCTTTATCAAGGCGTCATGCGGATGGGAGTACGGCTTTTCGAAAAGATATCCGTAGGGCTATCCAGACAGCGGTTATGAACGAGGAACTGTCGCTTCccaacagcagcggcggctTAGGGGTCAGTGGTGGTACCGAGTTTGCTGTTCTCGTTGTTCTCGATCATATGGAATTGTTCTTATCAGCCGCCAGTGATGCTGCGACTCCTGCTCAAGGCAGTGGACCAAAATCAGGACTAGTGGTTGATGTGGCACCACTTAACCCCTCCGTGTTGTGTGATCTCTATGATGTGCTACGCGGAAGGGAGCTATTCGATCGGGGTGAGTTGACTGCTATGAATTTGAAGGTGGTCCTTTTCGTAACGCTCTTCAGTGGTTCGTACGATGACGTAGATCCCTTTGCCAGAGCAAAGCTATTCTGCTCCCACGTGTCGTTGAACACACCAACGGAGCGGGAACGCCTCACGTTCTTTACAGGACATGCTGACCTTCCCTACACCTTGTGCACTGCTTTGGCAGCACGTACAGGCGGCATTATTTACAGAGGACTGGTCGAAATCATTGAGCATGCGAAAAGCATCTTTTGCAATGTTGTTTCCGAGGAGGGTCGCCTATTGCTTTCCAACGAGGATGCTGAATCAGCTAGAAATGATGGAAGCAGCGACTATTCAAATGCTTCAAACGCTGTAGGGTTAGCTGTAAATGTATCACTGCATGTGATCCGAGCATTCGCGGCAAGCGATTCCGCGGCTGCAAGGGACTTTCGGCGGAGTGTTGGCTACGTGGACGTTCAGCAAACACGGTGGGACGATATCGCTGGTTTGGACAGTGCCAAATCGACGCTTAAGCGCCTCGTATTGCAGCCACTGCAGTCGAACTTGGTGTACCAGCGCTTTGGGCTTCAACCATCCACGGGGGTTCTCCTTTACGGTCCACCGGGGACGGGGAAAACGATGCTTGCGAGGGCGATAGCAACGGAACTCAATGCTTCCTTCATCTACCTCGACCTCCCCCAGCTGATCCAAGCGGAGATGGGCGAGTCCGAGCGGCGCCTTCGGGAGTTCTTCGACGCCGCGCGAGATCGAAGCCCATCCGTCATGTTTATTGATGAACTCCAGGCAGCATTCGGCGCTCGTAGTCGAACTGCATCTGTTCACGATTCGAGACTTGTCTCGCAATTTCTTAACTTGCTCGATGCGGCACGTGAGGACAGCTCTTATTTCACCCTCTTTGTAGGTGCAACAAACGTTGTACACACGTTAGATGGTGAGCTTTTACGCGCTGGTCGGCTCGACACGATGGTGGAGGTCCCACCCCTGGACGAGGAGGCGAGGCTTGGATTAGTACGCCGCGTGGTGTATGGAGAGTGGGTTGCCTGGGCTGCATATGCAGCAACGGAAGCCGCTGGCAACCTAAGATGTGGCATGGATGGTATGGAGGCGCTGACACGTCGGCTTGTTGACGGCACGGTAGGGTTCAGTGGGGCTCAGTTGCGTCAGACGTTGAACGTGTTCGCTCTGCAGTTTCTTCGACTCAGATGTGGTACAACTACTGGCAGCGGTAATGCGGCATCCACTATTACTCTGCAGGACACCGCCGCAGGCATGGATGCGTCTGAGTCTCACAATCGTATTGAAGAGGCACTAAGGTTTGCGCTGTCGAGCGCAGTGCGTTACTAG
- a CDS encoding hypothetical protein, conserved (GPI-Anchor Signal predicted for Tb11.12.0008 by DGPI v2.04, no cleavage site predicted), whose product MGRIGDTPMIIIGLLGFMGVAAAAIGAHWLHPNLPEKDRRAWDYAVQFNLIHTAAMMAIFAVCKSVHPEGSAAKWLNRSFVLLFAGTTIFCGTVYAICLGVPGKQVGPLAPVGAITMMLGWVSVAIAGF is encoded by the coding sequence ATGGGAAGGATAGGGGACACTCCGATGATCATCATTGGCCTTCTCGGTTTTATGGGTGTCGCAGCTGCGGCGATTGGCGCGCACTGGCTACATCCGAACCTTCCTGAGAAAGACAGACGGGCCTGGGACTACGCAGTTCAGTTCAACCTTATCCACACTGCAGCAATGATGGCTATCTTTGCCGTTTGCAAGTCAGTTCATCCGGAAGGCAGCGCCGCTAAGTGGCTCAACCGCAGTTTCGTGTTATTGTTCGCTGGAACAACGATCTTTTGCGGTACCGTCTATGCCATCTGCTTGGGAGTCCCTGGAAAACAAGTGGGTCCTCTGGCTCCTGTCGGCGCCATCACAATGATGTTGGGGTGGGTGTCTGTTGCAATTGCAGGTTTCTAA
- a CDS encoding ATP-dependent DEAD/H RNA helicase, putative, whose protein sequence is MTATARSDEEERAGLHEETDMQANVPTIPTFEAMGLKKDLLHGMYGYGYKKPTAIQKRFVAPFLQSRDLVAQASSGSGKTSAFCICLLQASEPTLRETQGLVLSPTRELALQTQDLCNNIGHYMGISAYAAIGGKSIEDDLRRLESGVQIVSGTPGRVFDMIKRRHLRVNHLKTLVLDEADEMLGKGFKAQIHDIYRMIPPLQVVLVSATLPVDVLDMTEKFMTEPVRILVKRDEITVDSIMQYFVSVDEEKNKFDTLCDLYDTLTIAHAVIFCNTRKKVEQLAKKMTKEKFTVSFMHGDMPQAERDEIMRNFREGKSRVLISTDLWSRGIDVEQISLVLNYDLPFSREQYIHRIGRTGRMGRKGLAISFVKHDELRLLRDIEQFYATQIEELPANVGEQF, encoded by the coding sequence ATGACAGCAACCGCAAGGAGTGACGAGGAGGAGCGGGCGGGTCTTCATGAGGAGACGGATATGCAGGCAAATGTTCCAACCATACCCACTTTCGAAGCTATGGGGTTAAAAAAAGATCTGCTTCACGGTATGTATGGCTACGGTTACAAGAAACCTACCGCCATCCAGAAGCGCTTCGTTGCGCCGTTCCTACAGTCGCGGGATCTGGTAGCACAGGCATCGTCAGGCTCGGGAAAGACTTCAGCATTCTGTATTTGTCTTTTGCAGGCAAGTGAACCCACATTACGTGAGACACAGGGACTTGTTCTGAGCCCCACAAGGGAGCTGGCACTACAAACTCAGGACTTGTGCAATAACATAGGCCATTACATGGGCATCTCTGCTTATGCCGCCATTGGGGGGAAAAGCATAGAAGATGATCTCCGGCGCTTAGAGAGTGGCGTGCAGATCGTGTCTGGTACCCCCGGCCGCGTGTTTGATATGATTAAGCGCCGTCATCTGCGTGTTAATCATCTCAAAACACTTGTTTTGGATGAGGCGGACGAAATGCTTGGAAAGGGGTTTAAAGCACAGATACATGATATTTACCGTATGATTCCGCCACTTCAAGTAGTACTTGTATCTGCTACCTTGCCGGTGGATGTGCTGGATATGACTGAGAAGTTCATGACAGAACCAGTGCGCATTCTTGTGAAGCGCGACGAGATCACTGTAGATTCCATTATGCAGTACTTCGTTTCCGtggatgaagaaaagaataaatttGATACATTATGTGATTTGTACGATACTCTGACCATTGCTCATGCCGTGATATTCTGCAATACCCGCAAGAAAGTAGAGCAACTCGCGAAGAAAATGACCAAGGAGAAATTCACCGTTAGTTTCATGCATGGAGATATGCCCCAGGCGGAGCGGGATGAGATTATGCGAAACTTCCGCGAGGGCAAAAGTCGTGTGTTGATTTCAACGGACTTGTGGTCACGCGGTATTGATGTCGAGCAGATATCGCTGGTACTCAACTACGACTTGCCCTTCTCCCGTGAACAGTACATCCATCGTATTGGTCGCACGGGGCGAATGGGGCGGAAGGGGCTGGCAATTAGTTTTGTGAAGCACGATGAACTGAGGCTGTTGCGTGACATTGAGCAGTTCTACGCCACACAAATTGAAGAACTACCAGCAAACGTCGGTGAACAGTTCTAA